A genomic stretch from Leptospira johnsonii includes:
- the rpmB gene encoding 50S ribosomal protein L28, with protein MARKCVVTGKGTISGNNVSHSHLKTRRTWKINLIKKRIFLEDENRWVTVRISTRALRTLKKKGIKAAIKDNGESLKALAPKKYVGIQKKAV; from the coding sequence ATGGCCAGAAAATGTGTTGTGACAGGGAAAGGAACGATATCAGGAAACAATGTTTCCCACTCTCACCTTAAAACCCGTAGAACCTGGAAAATCAACCTGATCAAAAAACGTATCTTCTTAGAAGATGAGAATCGTTGGGTAACCGTTCGTATCTCTACCCGCGCTTTAAGAACCCTGAAAAAGAAAGGGATCAAGGCAGCGATCAAAGATAACGGCGAATCACTAAAAGCACTTGCCCCCAAAAAGTACGTCGGAATCCAAAAAAAGGCAGTCTAG
- a CDS encoding acyl-CoA thioesterase: protein MSVEVFLDEKIQGMELSTQHIVMSRDLNQHGFLFGGQMLAWIDEGCAMFVIEKIGYSNLVTVTMDNVIFKSPGLLGEIIQIFSKIEKVGKSSITIRSAAIAKNQMKKEIREIIDCRVTYVCLDDSGKPFPYFSQFDPDEFLKR, encoded by the coding sequence ATGAGCGTAGAAGTCTTTTTAGATGAAAAAATCCAAGGAATGGAATTAAGTACCCAACATATAGTCATGTCTAGGGACTTAAACCAGCACGGTTTCCTCTTTGGAGGACAGATGCTTGCTTGGATAGACGAGGGCTGTGCGATGTTCGTCATCGAAAAAATAGGATATTCTAATCTTGTTACAGTAACGATGGATAACGTGATCTTTAAGAGCCCGGGGTTACTCGGAGAGATTATTCAAATTTTTTCTAAAATAGAAAAAGTGGGAAAAAGTTCTATCACCATCCGAAGTGCTGCAATTGCCAAGAACCAGATGAAAAAAGAAATAAGAGAGATCATAGATTGTAGAGTAACCTATGTATGTTTAGACGATTCCGGAAAACCATTCCCTTATTTCAGCCAATTCGATCCGGATGAATTTCTAAAGAGATAA
- a CDS encoding pyridoxal phosphate-dependent aminotransferase, producing the protein MGLREFFIEDRLEKFRTESPCNLGESGIRNLDLDALAEYLDLDLRDLGKLSLADSPNSGRKDLREEISKLYNHVSPDQVLVTTGTGEALFIAFHLLLQKGDTTSLFWPAFQALYEVPRSLGANLQKVNLLSRLESKELGFGKGNLNNLFQNSPKLIVFNHPHNPTGIIAEEEDKKEIKRFAGNFSNWILFDEHYRFLSEEEDLGWSGFGICENSISTGSITKCFGVMGLRIGWLIGPKDWIRKARSMKDYLTHTVSPISEFLTLKLLQNRKFLQSKIRKTLRQNVGNFAQIVRANKLPGIASFKEPRGGVVGFAKLQAGLESRKFADLLYEKAGVFVLPSADFETEGYIRLGFGETEERFRLGLERWSSLGSDTIALLNK; encoded by the coding sequence GTGGGTTTAAGAGAATTTTTCATAGAAGATCGTCTTGAAAAATTTAGGACGGAATCTCCTTGTAATCTGGGAGAAAGTGGGATCAGAAATCTGGACCTGGATGCGCTTGCAGAATATCTGGATTTGGATCTAAGAGATTTGGGAAAACTCTCTTTGGCGGATTCTCCCAATTCAGGTAGAAAAGATCTAAGGGAAGAAATTTCAAAACTTTATAATCATGTTTCTCCAGATCAGGTTCTTGTGACTACAGGAACTGGAGAAGCGCTCTTTATCGCATTTCATCTACTTTTACAAAAAGGGGATACTACTTCCTTATTTTGGCCTGCATTCCAGGCATTGTATGAAGTTCCAAGATCACTAGGTGCAAATCTCCAAAAAGTAAATCTTCTTTCCAGATTAGAAAGTAAAGAATTAGGATTCGGAAAAGGGAATCTAAACAACCTGTTCCAAAATTCTCCCAAGCTAATCGTATTCAATCATCCTCATAATCCTACTGGGATCATCGCTGAAGAAGAAGATAAAAAAGAGATCAAACGTTTCGCCGGAAATTTTTCGAACTGGATCTTATTCGACGAACATTATAGATTTCTTTCGGAAGAAGAGGATCTAGGTTGGAGCGGTTTTGGTATTTGTGAAAATTCGATCTCTACCGGTTCTATCACGAAATGTTTTGGCGTAATGGGCCTAAGGATCGGCTGGTTGATTGGGCCAAAAGACTGGATCAGGAAAGCTAGATCCATGAAGGATTATCTGACTCATACAGTTTCTCCGATTTCTGAGTTTCTGACCTTGAAACTTCTACAGAATCGTAAATTTTTACAGAGTAAGATCAGAAAAACTTTGCGGCAGAATGTGGGAAACTTCGCCCAGATCGTGAGAGCGAACAAACTCCCAGGAATTGCAAGTTTTAAAGAACCAAGGGGCGGAGTAGTAGGTTTTGCAAAATTACAGGCAGGTTTAGAGTCTCGGAAATTTGCAGATCTTCTGTATGAAAAAGCTGGAGTATTCGTTTTACCTTCTGCTGATTTTGAAACAGAAGGTTATATCCGACTCGGATTTGGAGAAACGGAAGAAAGATTTCGTCTAGGTCTTGAGCGTTGGAGCAGTTTAGGATCGGATACAATCGCTCTTTTGAACAAATAA
- a CDS encoding endonuclease III domain-containing protein, with translation MPPKSTSESKKRQSSPSFSATPEYVSRIYFLLRKEFGDVNSPLQYSKDYEFAISVILSAQCTDERVNQVTPILFAEFPTLEAIASAPLKKIEKLIYSTGFYKNKAKSVSGFANLLLNEYDGKLPKSIKELIKLPGIGRKTANVVLNEIHHISEGFVVDTHVKRVSKKLGLTKQTDPVKVERDLMKNVQSEYWMDLSLYFIFLGRKYCKAHKTFCETCILRKECPSSTSPKD, from the coding sequence TTGCCCCCAAAAAGTACGTCGGAATCCAAAAAAAGGCAGTCTAGTCCTTCTTTTTCCGCTACCCCTGAATATGTTTCTCGAATTTACTTCCTGCTTAGGAAGGAATTCGGGGACGTAAATTCTCCTCTCCAATATTCTAAAGACTACGAATTTGCGATCTCGGTTATCCTTTCCGCACAGTGTACGGATGAAAGGGTAAACCAGGTTACTCCTATATTATTCGCAGAGTTTCCTACCCTGGAAGCTATTGCTTCCGCTCCTTTAAAGAAGATAGAAAAGCTCATTTATTCTACAGGCTTTTATAAGAATAAGGCTAAGTCGGTTTCCGGTTTTGCGAATCTACTTCTCAATGAATACGATGGCAAATTGCCAAAAAGTATCAAGGAACTGATCAAACTTCCGGGCATAGGAAGAAAAACCGCAAACGTAGTTTTAAACGAAATCCATCATATTTCGGAAGGATTCGTAGTAGACACTCATGTGAAAAGGGTTTCTAAAAAGTTAGGTCTTACCAAACAAACTGATCCGGTAAAAGTGGAGAGGGACCTAATGAAAAATGTTCAATCCGAATACTGGATGGATCTGTCTTTATATTTCATTTTTTTAGGAAGAAAATACTGTAAGGCGCATAAGACATTCTGCGAGACATGTATTCTGAGAAAAGAATGTCCTTCTTCCACTTCACCCAAAGATTAG
- a CDS encoding phospho-sugar mutase, with product MSTESHIESWTKAPFSPQVQKEAKAVLDRYKKGETNGLEIEAFTVPLEFGTGGMRGRIGNGIGRMNEFTVGKAALGFSRYLVQKSKKPILVIAYDSRRRSREFAVVTAGVAASFGIKVILFPEVAPTPLLSYAVRYYKATGGVVLTASHNPPEYNGFKAYLSKGEQLAPPDDKKIILLIDKVQDWNEIPFLSSKDPKYKKLVQKAGEDCFSSYLKALKKSGIVSAKVTPKERSQTKLVYSPLHGTGGKYMKKLLQDFGYKNVTLVPEQKDPDGEFPTVKFPNPEEPEALEMSRKLSEKIGADAFIATDPDADRLGIGVKNPKGGYALLNGNQIGSILAAYLAEKVGSKPKKGKKPVLVKTVVTTDLQAEIAKKNKIALKNVLTGFKFIAEVMGKLDKSKTQYFLFGGEESYGYLPVDFVRDKDSLSSALLLMEVLSEKKDLLSYMDDVYLKYGLYQESLKSLTLEGLAGKKKIQDSLQSLRDNDLIGKSIGKRKVTGFLDFKNKIAKGSASKSAFSGLPSSDVIQLELEGQAKLTIRPSGTEPKIKIYSSFKSRTSPKTKTEIPKLTESLLAELKETESLFLQLAGLS from the coding sequence ATGAGCACAGAATCCCACATAGAATCCTGGACCAAAGCCCCCTTTTCTCCCCAGGTGCAAAAGGAAGCGAAAGCCGTCCTGGATAGATACAAAAAGGGAGAAACAAACGGCCTAGAGATCGAGGCCTTTACCGTACCTTTAGAATTCGGAACCGGAGGAATGAGGGGAAGGATCGGAAACGGGATCGGTAGAATGAACGAGTTTACCGTGGGAAAAGCAGCCCTAGGCTTTTCCAGGTACCTGGTCCAAAAATCCAAAAAGCCGATCTTAGTGATCGCTTACGATTCGAGAAGAAGATCCAGGGAATTTGCTGTGGTCACCGCCGGAGTGGCTGCATCTTTCGGGATCAAGGTCATCTTATTCCCCGAGGTAGCTCCTACACCTTTACTCTCATACGCAGTTCGTTATTATAAGGCAACCGGTGGTGTGGTTCTAACTGCATCTCATAACCCACCCGAGTACAATGGATTCAAGGCTTATCTTTCTAAGGGGGAACAGCTTGCTCCTCCGGACGATAAAAAGATCATCCTATTGATCGATAAGGTACAAGACTGGAATGAGATCCCCTTTCTTTCTTCCAAGGACCCGAAATATAAAAAGCTCGTTCAAAAAGCGGGAGAAGATTGTTTTTCTTCTTATCTAAAAGCTCTTAAAAAATCTGGGATTGTATCAGCAAAGGTTACTCCTAAAGAAAGATCTCAAACCAAATTGGTCTATTCTCCTCTCCATGGAACCGGAGGAAAATATATGAAGAAGCTACTACAAGACTTCGGATATAAAAACGTAACCTTGGTTCCGGAACAAAAAGATCCTGATGGAGAATTTCCAACAGTAAAATTCCCGAACCCGGAAGAACCGGAAGCTCTGGAAATGAGTAGAAAGCTTTCCGAAAAGATCGGAGCGGATGCGTTTATCGCAACCGACCCGGATGCGGACAGACTCGGTATTGGAGTGAAAAATCCCAAAGGAGGATATGCTCTTCTAAACGGAAACCAGATCGGTTCCATTCTTGCGGCCTACCTAGCGGAAAAGGTCGGCTCCAAACCTAAAAAAGGAAAAAAACCGGTCCTTGTAAAAACTGTAGTCACCACAGACCTGCAAGCTGAGATAGCAAAGAAAAACAAAATTGCTCTTAAGAATGTTCTAACAGGTTTCAAGTTTATCGCAGAAGTTATGGGAAAACTGGATAAAAGCAAAACCCAGTATTTCCTGTTCGGAGGAGAAGAATCCTATGGTTATCTGCCTGTGGATTTTGTAAGAGACAAGGACAGTTTGTCTTCTGCACTTCTTCTTATGGAAGTCCTTTCCGAAAAAAAAGACCTTCTTTCGTATATGGATGATGTCTATCTTAAGTATGGATTGTACCAAGAAAGTCTAAAGTCTTTGACCTTAGAGGGACTTGCAGGCAAAAAGAAAATCCAAGATTCTCTACAATCTCTTCGTGACAACGATCTGATCGGAAAATCGATCGGCAAAAGAAAGGTCACTGGATTTTTAGATTTCAAGAACAAGATCGCAAAAGGGAGCGCTTCTAAATCTGCGTTTTCAGGTTTGCCTTCTTCCGATGTGATCCAATTAGAATTAGAAGGTCAGGCAAAGCTGACCATCCGTCCTTCCGGGACGGAGCCTAAGATCAAAATTTATTCTTCTTTCAAGAGCAGGACTTCTCCTAAGACCAAAACTGAGATCCCAAAACTCACAGAAAGTTTATTAGCAGAATTGAAAGAAACAGAGTCCTTATTTTTACAATTGGCTGGTTTATCATGA
- a CDS encoding peptide chain release factor family protein has product MSAKFPVSPEKVNLLLSRMRKLGIRESDLEETFVRSGGKGGQNVNKVSTAVRLVYKKTGLEIKCSIHRTQGLNRYKARILLCEKLEAEILEASKIEDPKLAKIRKAKADKARKAKRKAASKSLSGLKRKTSPENNWGEEY; this is encoded by the coding sequence ATGAGTGCGAAATTCCCGGTTTCTCCTGAAAAAGTAAACCTTCTTCTTTCCAGAATGCGAAAGTTAGGCATTCGGGAATCAGATCTGGAAGAAACTTTCGTAAGAAGCGGAGGCAAGGGCGGCCAGAACGTAAACAAGGTTTCGACTGCCGTCCGATTAGTTTATAAAAAAACAGGCCTCGAAATTAAATGTTCCATCCATCGTACCCAAGGATTAAATAGATATAAGGCCAGGATTCTTTTGTGCGAAAAATTGGAGGCGGAAATTTTAGAAGCTTCCAAAATAGAAGACCCTAAACTTGCAAAGATCAGAAAGGCCAAGGCGGATAAGGCAAGAAAAGCTAAAAGAAAGGCCGCTTCTAAGTCTTTATCAGGTCTAAAAAGAAAAACCTCGCCCGAAAACAATTGGGGCGAAGAATATTAA
- a CDS encoding LIC11755 family lipoprotein has translation MRTLIFTFVSIIFFISASCKQDSDSELVWKETEKSVQFLYDPFYKEYPRILSDLVQENGQTCFASGEDPNFKIQVCINEEGISQFAQILSSWKEDTLVSEFNSLLSDGSEYRIGTYPFSGIKNKIETYKFALIGDRKFNSLSSRLAWDRSQFNLKNHFKTFSIFFLSNGTYILVLSPFGDRDVYLGLSFRAPGLEEEIQNLLRAKNEIGLETCVSSLPIVTEIFGETSSLGRWIEIYNPNTFPICEEGMELGLFGTKVSIPKTTGFLSPYESRVYAEDTASFERISLSGIKWADLKKPGKLSLTREGLSFEFNLPGTGYLFGETYYSWKGNSFSNCETSSKFCMDPGENQTSEPESKSSCDPNDFELEELNPNGLLHKHILHEDWKYLDLIYKGRKICDPSSLKINWGKNLFPIRISRKISEGELLSIGNLPFLLGNSSYSFSIFKSVAATDKVSLSNSKGIEKVLWDGNFQTPKGSPTRIVLQKTNGETVSICFENGNIFLHPYVNADSDYVQSEIGLENSRTSAGRKFCPRKEVDKAKFSEVSWMGSYQGVDPISKDRFLEFVSLSENYPDSAYLEIIQGNGTVISILLPLEKESLTVLSSGKSICFPQTEFWKDTSFSLPSSGSNILRVYDPYSGELWDEFIYTSSGPGINDTRNKIRKSAYSKMEYGSRVWSVSQYLGKPYRDPGCALTDAHPGILE, from the coding sequence ATGCGAACACTGATATTTACCTTTGTCTCAATCATCTTTTTTATTTCGGCTTCTTGTAAACAGGACTCAGATTCTGAGTTAGTCTGGAAAGAAACTGAAAAGTCTGTCCAGTTCCTATACGATCCTTTCTATAAAGAGTATCCGAGGATTCTTTCGGATCTAGTCCAAGAGAATGGACAGACTTGTTTTGCCTCTGGAGAAGATCCCAATTTTAAGATCCAGGTCTGCATAAACGAAGAAGGAATCTCGCAATTTGCACAAATTCTTTCCTCTTGGAAAGAAGATACGCTGGTTTCTGAATTCAACTCTCTCCTTTCGGACGGTTCCGAATACAGGATCGGAACGTATCCGTTTTCTGGAATTAAGAACAAGATTGAAACCTACAAATTTGCACTTATTGGAGACAGAAAATTTAATTCTTTAAGCAGCCGATTGGCATGGGATAGATCTCAATTCAATCTTAAAAATCATTTTAAAACATTTAGTATATTCTTCCTTTCTAATGGAACATACATATTGGTTCTTTCTCCTTTTGGAGATAGAGATGTTTATCTAGGACTTTCTTTTAGAGCGCCTGGTCTGGAAGAAGAGATCCAAAATTTGCTTCGAGCCAAAAATGAGATCGGTTTGGAAACCTGCGTTTCTTCTTTGCCAATCGTCACCGAAATTTTCGGTGAAACCTCCAGTTTAGGAAGGTGGATTGAGATCTATAATCCAAACACTTTCCCGATCTGCGAAGAAGGTATGGAACTAGGTTTATTCGGAACCAAGGTTTCAATTCCAAAAACAACAGGTTTTCTTTCTCCTTACGAGTCACGGGTTTATGCAGAAGACACAGCTTCATTCGAAAGGATATCTCTTTCAGGGATCAAATGGGCAGATCTGAAAAAGCCGGGCAAACTTAGCCTAACCCGAGAAGGTCTTTCTTTCGAGTTCAATCTTCCTGGAACAGGATATCTATTCGGAGAAACGTATTATTCTTGGAAGGGAAATTCTTTCTCTAACTGTGAAACTTCTTCTAAATTTTGTATGGATCCTGGAGAGAATCAAACCTCCGAACCTGAGAGTAAGTCCAGTTGTGATCCAAATGATTTTGAATTAGAGGAATTGAATCCAAATGGATTATTGCATAAGCATATTTTACATGAAGATTGGAAATACTTAGATCTGATCTATAAAGGGAGGAAAATTTGTGATCCTTCTTCTTTAAAGATCAACTGGGGAAAAAATCTTTTCCCGATCAGGATCTCCAGGAAAATTTCGGAAGGGGAGCTGCTTAGTATTGGAAATCTTCCATTTCTATTAGGAAATTCTTCTTATTCCTTTTCGATCTTTAAATCTGTCGCTGCGACTGATAAAGTTTCCTTATCGAATTCTAAAGGAATAGAGAAGGTTCTTTGGGATGGGAACTTTCAAACTCCTAAGGGAAGTCCGACTCGTATCGTTCTCCAAAAAACGAATGGAGAAACTGTTAGTATTTGTTTTGAGAATGGAAATATATTTCTTCATCCATATGTAAATGCAGATTCTGATTATGTACAGTCAGAGATCGGTTTGGAAAATTCCAGGACTTCTGCAGGTAGAAAGTTTTGTCCAAGAAAGGAAGTAGACAAAGCTAAATTTTCAGAAGTTTCGTGGATGGGATCTTACCAAGGAGTAGATCCGATTTCTAAAGATAGATTTCTGGAGTTTGTATCGCTTTCTGAAAACTATCCCGATTCTGCTTATCTAGAGATTATCCAAGGAAACGGAACTGTAATTTCTATTCTTTTACCTTTGGAGAAAGAAAGCCTTACTGTCCTTTCTTCCGGAAAATCTATTTGTTTTCCGCAAACCGAGTTTTGGAAGGATACAAGTTTCAGTTTACCTTCTTCTGGATCGAATATTCTCAGAGTTTATGATCCATACAGTGGAGAACTTTGGGATGAGTTTATTTATACTTCATCCGGTCCTGGTATAAACGATACCAGAAACAAAATTCGAAAGTCTGCATATTCAAAAATGGAATACGGTTCGAGGGTTTGGTCGGTAAGCCAATATTTGGGAAAGCCTTATCGTGATCCTGGTTGCGCTTTGACAGATGCTCATCCTGGGATTTTGGAATAA
- a CDS encoding TIGR00730 family Rossman fold protein: MGRTSLEHEEFLKSIDAFHLRVLAEIDYPQSLFREGKIQDTICLFGSARILSPDECREKETRTLSEQERKLFLKQKEMSVYYEAARKTAGLITSWGKEISKDTRRMAVCTGGGPGIMEAANRGAKEAGGPSLGLNIRLPFEQFVNPYVDPEVSVEFHYFFMRKLWFLRLSMGVVAFPGGFGTVDELFETLTLIQTGRNNRKIPVILYGTKFWREIFHLERMIEYGLIDPEDLNLITYCDTPEDVLETLKKKVPLDGD, from the coding sequence ATGGGAAGAACGTCCTTAGAACATGAAGAGTTTTTAAAATCCATAGATGCATTCCATCTAAGGGTTCTTGCGGAGATTGATTATCCTCAGTCCCTTTTTAGAGAAGGAAAGATCCAGGATACGATCTGTTTATTCGGATCCGCTCGGATCTTAAGTCCGGACGAATGTAGAGAGAAAGAAACCAGAACTCTCTCAGAACAGGAAAGGAAATTATTCTTAAAACAAAAAGAAATGTCCGTTTATTATGAGGCAGCCAGAAAAACTGCAGGTCTCATTACTTCTTGGGGAAAAGAAATTTCAAAAGATACCAGAAGAATGGCGGTCTGCACAGGCGGTGGACCAGGTATTATGGAGGCTGCAAACCGTGGAGCCAAAGAAGCGGGGGGGCCAAGCCTTGGATTGAATATCAGACTTCCCTTTGAACAATTCGTGAATCCTTATGTGGATCCGGAAGTCAGCGTTGAATTTCATTATTTCTTCATGAGAAAACTTTGGTTTTTGAGATTGTCCATGGGAGTGGTGGCCTTTCCTGGAGGTTTCGGGACAGTAGATGAATTATTCGAAACTTTAACTCTTATCCAAACTGGTCGCAATAATCGTAAAATTCCAGTGATCTTGTATGGAACCAAGTTCTGGAGGGAGATATTCCATTTGGAAAGAATGATAGAATATGGACTCATCGATCCTGAAGATCTGAATCTAATCACTTATTGTGATACTCCTGAAGATGTCTTAGAAACATTAAAGAAGAAGGTCCCACTGGATGGCGACTAA
- the uvrC gene encoding excinuclease ABC subunit UvrC — translation MPEVVNHTLIVEKLKNLTGSPGCYLWKNSEGEVIYVGKAKNLDKRIRNYLKEKQTDLKTRYLQREIFDLDWFATSTEKEALILEATLIKKHNPRYNVRLKDDKKYPYICVSLSEPYPMVFITRKLKDNGDKYFGPYTDVRTTREILDVILRIFPIRKVRQKLPLPKPKRPCLNFQMGRCLGPCQGTVPEDEYAVIVNQIIQFLEGKKEILANELTKRMDEYSGKLEFEIAARYRDMLGRLQIFRQRQTVVSMDGGDEDVIAFARKEDEGQVVLMEVRGGLLDNKKSFPLQGVQNSTEEEILSSFFRDYYMGAGMIPASIVVPYGLKEEGETVLDFLQEKTGFRPKLRFPKAGEKKSLLKIAEKNAELGLTERLLATHYKDQTVALKEIQEMFQLKEPPHIIECYDISHFQGSFPVASGVMFVEGKPFKQGYRKYNIRGHEGINDPGMMHEVISRRLQRIINEDGVMPDLIVIDGGPTQLGKACEAAVEAGAANLPMVGLAKKREEIYFPGESSPYSFDMNSPGMRLLRHLRDEAHRFGVEHHRSRRNREALTGLIREVPDIGLKRSKLLLQSFSGQKKIEEANVAELMKVPGIGDALAEKIYNYFHSTSMSDGIIIPENSSTNS, via the coding sequence ATGCCGGAAGTAGTCAATCATACTCTGATTGTAGAAAAACTCAAAAACCTTACGGGCTCTCCAGGTTGTTATCTCTGGAAGAATTCGGAAGGAGAGGTGATCTATGTAGGCAAGGCCAAAAATCTGGACAAAAGGATCCGCAATTACCTAAAAGAAAAACAAACGGATCTAAAAACCAGATATTTACAGAGAGAAATTTTCGATCTGGATTGGTTTGCCACTTCCACAGAAAAAGAAGCTTTAATTTTAGAAGCTACACTGATCAAAAAACATAATCCAAGATATAATGTACGTTTAAAAGACGATAAAAAATATCCGTATATCTGCGTTTCACTTTCGGAACCTTACCCGATGGTTTTTATCACGCGAAAACTAAAAGACAATGGGGACAAATATTTCGGACCTTATACGGATGTAAGAACCACTCGGGAAATTTTAGATGTGATTTTGAGAATTTTTCCTATCAGGAAAGTTCGCCAAAAACTCCCGCTTCCTAAGCCCAAACGTCCTTGTTTGAATTTTCAAATGGGAAGATGTTTAGGGCCTTGCCAAGGAACAGTCCCAGAAGACGAATATGCAGTTATTGTAAATCAGATAATCCAATTTTTAGAAGGCAAAAAAGAGATCCTAGCAAACGAACTCACTAAACGTATGGACGAATATTCAGGAAAACTGGAGTTCGAGATCGCAGCTCGGTACAGAGACATGCTTGGAAGGTTGCAGATCTTCCGCCAAAGACAAACTGTAGTGAGTATGGATGGCGGTGACGAGGATGTGATAGCGTTCGCCCGTAAAGAGGATGAAGGACAGGTAGTTCTTATGGAAGTTCGGGGCGGACTTCTGGATAATAAAAAATCTTTTCCTTTGCAAGGTGTGCAAAATTCGACAGAAGAGGAAATATTATCCTCCTTCTTCCGAGATTATTATATGGGAGCAGGAATGATCCCTGCGAGTATAGTAGTTCCATACGGTTTAAAAGAAGAAGGGGAGACCGTGTTGGATTTCCTACAAGAGAAAACCGGCTTTAGACCTAAATTAAGATTTCCTAAAGCAGGAGAGAAAAAGTCCTTATTAAAGATCGCAGAAAAAAACGCGGAACTTGGACTTACTGAAAGACTTCTCGCTACTCATTATAAGGACCAAACTGTCGCTTTAAAAGAGATACAAGAGATGTTCCAATTGAAGGAGCCTCCTCATATTATAGAATGTTACGATATTTCCCATTTCCAAGGATCTTTTCCTGTGGCGAGTGGTGTGATGTTCGTGGAAGGAAAACCTTTCAAACAGGGTTATAGAAAGTATAATATCCGAGGTCATGAAGGGATCAATGATCCTGGAATGATGCACGAGGTAATTTCCAGAAGATTGCAAAGGATCATCAATGAAGATGGAGTCATGCCTGATCTGATCGTGATCGATGGAGGTCCAACACAACTGGGAAAGGCATGTGAGGCTGCAGTGGAAGCAGGTGCTGCAAATCTTCCTATGGTGGGACTTGCCAAAAAAAGAGAAGAGATCTATTTCCCAGGAGAAAGTTCTCCATATAGTTTCGATATGAATTCACCTGGAATGAGATTACTCCGACATCTTAGGGATGAGGCACATAGATTCGGTGTCGAACACCATCGTTCTAGACGAAATCGAGAAGCTTTAACCGGTCTTATCCGAGAAGTTCCAGATATAGGTCTAAAAAGAAGTAAACTATTACTACAATCATTCTCCGGTCAGAAAAAGATTGAGGAAGCAAATGTAGCAGAACTCATGAAGGTCCCGGGTATAGGAGACGCGTTAGCAGAAAAGATTTATAACTATTTTCATTCCACCTCTATGTCCGACGGAATCATAATTCCAGAAAATTCCTCAACTAATTCCTAA